One Streptomyces sp. NBC_00554 DNA segment encodes these proteins:
- a CDS encoding ABC transporter ATP-binding protein codes for MEELSAAEPDPVGDTGGAVSTVTANTVEEADADTVIVTRALTKRFRGGQLAVDGLDLTVPAGSVFGFLGPNGSGKTTTIRMLMGLIEPTSGTARVLGQPMPRATRAVLPHVGALIEGPALYGFLSGRDNLLRYDAADPTADPRTRRTRVAATLDRVGLAAAAGKKAKAYSLGMKQRLGLAAALLQPRRLLVLDEPTNGLDPQGMREIRSLIRELASDGTTVFLSSHLLDEIEQVCTHAAVMAQGRLITQGAVADLAAGARGRLVVTTPDPADAARVLKEQGVGDLVVTDTGVSAEPPDRELAELNAALVTAGVRVRGFGVERASLEDAFVALTGEGFDVAG; via the coding sequence ATGGAGGAACTGTCCGCCGCGGAGCCCGACCCGGTGGGCGACACGGGAGGAGCGGTGAGCACGGTCACGGCGAACACGGTTGAGGAAGCCGACGCCGACACCGTGATCGTCACCCGTGCGCTCACCAAGCGCTTCCGCGGCGGACAGCTCGCCGTCGACGGCCTGGACCTGACCGTCCCGGCGGGCAGCGTCTTCGGCTTCCTGGGGCCGAACGGCTCGGGCAAGACCACCACCATCCGCATGCTGATGGGCCTGATCGAGCCGACCTCGGGCACGGCGCGCGTCCTGGGGCAGCCCATGCCCCGGGCCACCCGCGCCGTGCTCCCGCACGTCGGCGCACTCATCGAGGGCCCCGCGCTGTACGGCTTCCTCTCCGGGCGCGACAACCTCCTCCGGTACGACGCCGCAGACCCGACCGCCGACCCGCGCACCCGGCGTACGCGCGTCGCGGCCACCCTCGACCGGGTCGGACTCGCCGCCGCCGCGGGCAAGAAGGCGAAGGCTTACTCACTCGGCATGAAGCAGCGGCTCGGGCTCGCGGCCGCGCTGCTCCAGCCCCGCCGCCTGCTCGTCCTGGACGAACCGACCAACGGCCTCGATCCGCAGGGCATGCGCGAAATCCGTTCCCTGATAAGGGAGTTGGCCTCGGACGGCACGACCGTCTTCCTCTCCTCGCACCTGCTCGACGAGATCGAGCAGGTGTGCACCCACGCGGCCGTGATGGCGCAGGGCCGGCTCATCACCCAGGGTGCGGTGGCCGACCTCGCGGCGGGTGCGCGCGGACGTCTCGTCGTGACGACTCCCGACCCGGCGGACGCGGCGCGCGTACTGAAGGAACAAGGAGTCGGAGATCTCGTCGTGACGGACACAGGGGTGAGCGCCGAGCCTCCGGACCGCGAACTCGCCGAGCTGAACGCCGCGTTGGTCACGGCGGGCGTCCGGGTCCGCGGCTTCGGGGTCGAACGGGCCTCGCTGGAGGACGCGTTCGTGGCGCTGACGGGGGAGGGCTTCGATGTCGCGGGCTGA
- a CDS encoding outer membrane lipoprotein carrier protein LolA, with the protein MAPYESDDSSTNAGEAEDVRAGRRKAARYVVPVAVMGVAAATIGLVPALADSGDPDLPKISAQQLIEKIAKSDVEQLSGTVKISTDLGLPDLGGLESSFASGAVQGPDGGSSADPSSKLMELASGTHTLRIAADGPDKSKISLLDSAAEYSLIHNGTDVWGYDSESNEVYHATTSKSGAQKEQEDVPATPKELADEALKAVDDTTSVTVDGTAQVAGRDAYKLLIKPKQSGSTVGAITIAVDSKTGLPLKFTLTPASGGAAVVDAGFTKVDFSKPAASTFDFTPPKGAKVTEGDEVQAPESSQKSDEDLGAGLDGLEGLKTIGEGWNAIAEFDTGGEGVPSGSSGNSDVDGFLNSLGDQVSGKFGSGTVFSTRLVNALITDDGKVYAGAVTKDALVKAANAAQ; encoded by the coding sequence ATGGCACCGTACGAATCCGACGACAGCAGCACGAACGCCGGCGAGGCCGAGGATGTGCGCGCAGGCCGGCGGAAGGCGGCGCGTTACGTCGTCCCGGTCGCGGTGATGGGCGTGGCGGCGGCGACGATCGGGCTGGTCCCGGCGCTCGCCGACTCCGGTGACCCCGACCTGCCGAAGATCAGCGCCCAGCAGCTCATCGAGAAGATCGCCAAATCGGACGTCGAGCAGCTGTCCGGCACCGTCAAGATCAGCACCGACCTGGGGCTGCCCGACCTCGGCGGCCTGGAGAGCAGCTTCGCTTCCGGCGCCGTACAGGGCCCCGACGGCGGTTCGTCCGCCGATCCGTCGTCCAAGCTCATGGAGCTGGCCTCCGGCACGCACACCCTGCGGATCGCGGCCGACGGCCCGGACAAGTCCAAGATCTCCCTCCTGGACAGCGCCGCCGAGTACAGCCTCATCCACAACGGCACGGACGTGTGGGGCTACGACAGCGAGTCGAACGAGGTCTACCACGCGACCACCTCCAAGTCCGGGGCGCAGAAGGAGCAGGAGGACGTCCCGGCCACTCCCAAGGAGCTCGCCGACGAGGCCCTCAAGGCCGTCGACGACACCACCTCCGTGACCGTCGACGGCACCGCGCAGGTCGCGGGCCGAGACGCGTACAAGCTGCTCATCAAGCCCAAGCAGTCCGGCTCCACGGTCGGCGCGATCACCATCGCGGTCGACTCGAAGACGGGGCTGCCGCTGAAGTTCACGCTCACCCCGGCGAGCGGCGGCGCGGCCGTCGTGGACGCGGGCTTCACCAAGGTCGACTTCTCCAAGCCGGCCGCGTCGACCTTCGACTTCACCCCGCCCAAGGGTGCGAAGGTCACCGAGGGCGACGAGGTGCAGGCGCCGGAGTCCTCCCAGAAGTCCGACGAGGACCTGGGCGCGGGACTCGACGGACTCGAAGGGCTCAAGACCATCGGCGAGGGCTGGAACGCCATCGCCGAGTTCGACACCGGCGGCGAGGGCGTACCGTCCGGCTCCTCCGGCAACAGCGACGTCGATGGATTCCTGAACTCCCTCGGCGACCAGGTCAGCGGTAAGTTCGGCTCGGGCACGGTCTTCTCGACCCGCCTGGTCAACGCGCTGATCACGGACGACGGCAAGGTGTACGCCGGTGCCGTCACCAAGGACGCGCTGGTCAAGGCGGCCAACGCGGCCCAGTAG
- a CDS encoding CHRD domain-containing protein, whose protein sequence is MGSNATFTTRRKSLILTGVAVATAAGVAAAVIPAVAAGGSDNKSHAGHGDQTIAVQSGVLGGKGGTILATSLNGANEVPVQGGPAVGDKDGAALEFVKVEGSKVSVAVKWRGTGKPTLLHIHQGAKGTNGGVKVDFTKLLAKSKGRTVTGTVTVKDAALLDQLKSDPGAFYANLHTAEFPGGAVRGQLHKVTGSFDFRNALKNFQASVVKGKQIYECKAVEGGGYAFAQRDVSAVLGGNIAHSFVKPNSGTPQWIAPDRSAVTGAVISKTPNGDKNIPELDLKATQSGKHRGLLAGTQEILRLNTVGGVAPAGSCSPGAIVGVPYQADYVFVQR, encoded by the coding sequence ATGGGATCGAACGCCACGTTCACGACGCGTCGCAAGAGCCTGATCCTGACCGGTGTCGCGGTGGCCACCGCGGCCGGAGTCGCCGCCGCCGTCATCCCGGCGGTCGCCGCCGGCGGAAGCGACAACAAGAGCCACGCCGGGCACGGCGACCAGACCATCGCCGTGCAGAGCGGAGTCCTTGGCGGCAAGGGCGGCACTATCCTCGCCACCAGCCTCAACGGCGCCAACGAGGTCCCCGTCCAGGGCGGCCCCGCCGTCGGCGACAAGGACGGCGCGGCCCTGGAGTTCGTCAAGGTCGAGGGCAGCAAGGTGTCCGTCGCCGTGAAGTGGCGCGGCACCGGCAAGCCGACCCTGCTGCACATCCACCAGGGCGCCAAGGGCACCAACGGCGGCGTCAAGGTCGACTTCACCAAGCTGCTGGCCAAGAGCAAGGGCCGCACCGTCACCGGGACCGTGACGGTCAAGGACGCCGCCCTCCTCGATCAGTTGAAGAGCGACCCGGGCGCCTTCTACGCCAATCTGCACACCGCCGAGTTCCCGGGCGGCGCCGTCCGCGGCCAGCTCCACAAGGTCACCGGATCCTTCGACTTCCGCAACGCCCTGAAGAACTTCCAGGCGTCTGTCGTCAAGGGCAAGCAGATCTACGAGTGCAAGGCGGTCGAGGGTGGCGGGTACGCCTTCGCCCAGCGTGATGTCTCGGCCGTACTGGGCGGCAACATCGCACACTCGTTCGTGAAGCCCAACTCCGGAACCCCGCAGTGGATCGCGCCCGACCGCAGCGCGGTCACCGGCGCCGTGATCAGCAAGACCCCGAACGGCGACAAGAACATCCCCGAGCTCGACCTCAAGGCCACCCAGTCCGGCAAGCACCGCGGCCTTCTCGCCGGTACGCAGGAGATCCTGCGCCTCAACACCGTGGGCGGAGTCGCCCCGGCCGGCTCCTGCTCACCGGGCGCCATCGTGGGCGTGCCCTACCAGGCCGATTACGTGTTCGTGCAGCGCTGA
- a CDS encoding polyprenyl synthetase family protein, with protein MTVVGPFGLSVRDQALEADVQAGLAAVEEGLLEATKSEVPFITEAAQHLVRAGGKRFRPLLVTLASQFGDPYAPGVVPSAVVVELTHLATLYHDDVMDEADVRRGVPSANTRWGNSVAVLTGDFLFARASYILADLGPDAVRIQAEAFERLVTGQILETAGPRDGRDPVDHYLDVLSGKTGSLVAVACRFGAMMSGADETVVDVLTQYGERLGVAFQLADDVLDIASDPHESGKTPGTDLREGIPTMPVLRLRERVARLGLAEDIALCELLDSDMTDDARHAEALARLREHPALEQARRDTVRYAEDARAALAPLPECDAKAALVELCDLVVHRAG; from the coding sequence GTGACCGTCGTCGGGCCGTTCGGGCTGAGCGTGCGGGACCAGGCTCTCGAAGCCGATGTCCAGGCCGGATTGGCGGCTGTCGAGGAGGGTTTGCTCGAAGCCACCAAGAGCGAGGTCCCCTTCATCACGGAAGCCGCCCAGCACCTCGTGCGTGCGGGTGGAAAGCGGTTCAGGCCGCTGCTCGTGACGCTCGCCTCGCAGTTCGGCGATCCCTACGCGCCGGGTGTCGTGCCCTCGGCCGTGGTCGTCGAGCTGACGCATCTCGCCACGCTGTACCACGACGACGTCATGGACGAGGCGGACGTACGGCGCGGGGTGCCCAGCGCCAACACCCGCTGGGGCAACTCGGTGGCCGTCCTCACCGGAGACTTCCTCTTCGCGCGCGCCTCCTACATCCTGGCGGACCTCGGTCCCGACGCCGTGCGGATCCAGGCCGAGGCGTTCGAACGGCTCGTCACCGGACAGATTCTGGAGACCGCGGGCCCGCGCGACGGGCGTGACCCGGTCGACCACTACCTCGATGTGCTGAGCGGCAAGACCGGCTCCCTGGTCGCCGTCGCGTGCCGGTTCGGCGCGATGATGTCCGGGGCCGACGAGACGGTCGTGGACGTGCTGACCCAGTACGGGGAGCGGCTGGGCGTCGCCTTCCAGCTCGCGGACGATGTGCTGGACATCGCGTCCGACCCGCACGAGTCGGGTAAGACGCCCGGGACGGATCTCCGCGAGGGGATTCCCACGATGCCGGTGCTGCGCCTGCGTGAGCGGGTGGCACGGCTCGGTCTCGCCGAGGACATCGCGCTGTGCGAGTTGCTGGACTCCGACATGACGGACGACGCCCGGCACGCCGAGGCGCTGGCCCGGCTGCGGGAGCACCCGGCTCTTGAGCAGGCTCGCAGGGACACCGTTCGGTACGCGGAGGACGCGCGGGCCGCGCTGGCTCCGTTGCCGGAGTGCGACGCGAAGGCCGCGCTGGTCGAGCTGTGCGACCTGGTGGTGCACCGGGCGGGGTGA
- a CDS encoding peptide MFS transporter has translation MSRSTVETEPGGEPPPPPGDDHAFFGQPRGLLTLSGLEVWERFSFLGMQAILVLYFADTVAHGGLGMSSGTAASVSAAYGTLVYLVSVAGGWLADRMLGSYRAVLWGGILIACGHYSMAVPTATMTWVGLGLISAGTGLLKPNVATMVGKLYRTDDDRRDAGFALYYMAINIGAFAGPLITGWLGDHRGWHWGFSAAAVGMTFGLIQYVMGRRHLAGRKRAAEFALAPDAMRRAVLLIVLGILAAAVLATLLAVVGYLTMDRFVDLLTLISVIAPVVYFVVMFKSPRVTDAERGRLRPYIVLFLASTVFNFILFQAYSTMMLLAASNAETTILGYDFPASWYASALGAFEVALAPVVAALWVRMGHRQPHASNKIAIGVVLGGLSFLLMVLPTSGHSSDDYLMSAWWIVGSYFLLGLGDILLETSGMSATTKLAPAAFTSQTMSLWFLSLALANGIQAQTVKLYDDVSKPAYFGVNGAIAVAAGLAVMALAPWLRRTMHPVH, from the coding sequence GTGTCCCGAAGCACCGTCGAAACCGAGCCCGGCGGCGAGCCGCCGCCGCCTCCGGGTGACGACCACGCCTTCTTCGGCCAGCCCAGGGGCCTGCTCACCCTCTCCGGCCTGGAGGTCTGGGAACGCTTCTCGTTCCTCGGCATGCAGGCGATCCTCGTCCTCTACTTCGCCGACACCGTCGCCCACGGCGGTTTGGGCATGTCGTCGGGCACGGCCGCCTCGGTGTCGGCCGCGTACGGAACGCTCGTCTATCTGGTCTCGGTCGCCGGCGGCTGGCTCGCCGACCGGATGCTCGGCTCGTACCGCGCGGTCCTGTGGGGCGGCATCCTGATCGCCTGCGGCCACTACTCCATGGCGGTGCCGACGGCCACCATGACCTGGGTCGGCCTGGGCCTGATCAGCGCGGGCACCGGCCTGCTCAAGCCCAACGTCGCCACCATGGTCGGCAAGCTCTACCGCACCGACGACGACCGCCGCGACGCCGGCTTCGCCCTCTACTACATGGCGATCAACATCGGCGCCTTCGCGGGCCCGCTCATCACCGGCTGGCTCGGCGACCACCGGGGCTGGCACTGGGGTTTCTCGGCGGCGGCGGTCGGCATGACCTTCGGCCTGATCCAGTACGTCATGGGCCGCCGTCACCTGGCCGGACGCAAGCGCGCGGCGGAATTCGCGCTCGCTCCCGACGCGATGCGCCGCGCGGTCCTGCTGATCGTCCTCGGCATCCTCGCGGCGGCCGTGCTCGCGACTCTCCTCGCGGTGGTCGGCTACCTGACGATGGACCGCTTCGTCGACCTGCTCACCCTCATCTCGGTGATCGCGCCGGTCGTCTACTTCGTAGTGATGTTCAAGAGCCCCCGGGTGACGGACGCCGAACGCGGCCGCCTCCGCCCGTACATCGTCCTCTTCCTCGCCTCGACGGTCTTCAACTTCATCCTCTTCCAGGCGTACTCGACGATGATGCTGCTCGCGGCGTCGAACGCCGAGACCACGATCCTCGGTTACGACTTCCCGGCCAGCTGGTACGCCTCCGCGCTCGGCGCCTTCGAGGTCGCCCTCGCGCCCGTGGTCGCCGCGCTGTGGGTCCGGATGGGCCACCGCCAGCCGCACGCCTCCAACAAGATCGCGATCGGGGTCGTGCTCGGCGGTCTGTCGTTCCTCCTGATGGTGCTGCCGACCAGCGGCCACAGCAGCGACGACTATCTGATGTCCGCGTGGTGGATCGTCGGCTCCTACTTCCTGCTCGGCCTCGGCGACATCCTCCTGGAGACCTCCGGCATGTCGGCCACCACGAAGCTCGCCCCGGCCGCCTTCACCAGCCAGACGATGTCCCTCTGGTTCCTGTCCCTCGCGCTCGCCAACGGCATCCAGGCCCAGACCGTGAAGCTCTACGACGACGTCTCCAAGCCGGCCTACTTCGGCGTCAACGGCGCGATCGCGGTGGCCGCGGGCCTCGCCGTGATGGCACTCGCGCCGTGGCTGCGCCGCACGATGCACCCCGTCCACTGA
- a CDS encoding CocE/NonD family hydrolase gives MRIRTSFPYETAHEDVLIPLPDGTRLYARIWRPLTDEPVPALLEYLPYRLTDWTAPRDWQRHPWYAGHGYASVRVDVRGHGNSEGMPTDEYSAVELADGVEVVNWLASQPWCSGRVGMFGISWGGFNSLQIAALAPEPLKAIVTVCSADDRYDSDVHYMGGSVLAVDMHAWAATMLAFVARPPDPVHVGEVMWHDMWVKRLEAVDPFIHTWLEHQTRDAYWRHGSVCEDYGAIQAAVLAVGGWHDPYRDTVLRLVENLPPDRVRGLIGPWSHQYPDRGLPPGPAIGFLQETLRWWDHWLRDGDTGVMSEPLLRSYVMDSHRPATVYDVLPGRWVGDEAWPSPSVTPVSYGLQGAPVLVRSPQHTGVDAGRFFPFGNDADLPPDQREEDGRSACFEFEVPQETWVLGRPKVRLRLTSWAERGQVIARVCDVAPDGSSTLVTRGVLNLSARHGRDQAVPWKPGSTEDVLFDLNGIGHAFPSGHRIRLAVSSAYWPWIWPQPGSEAGFTLDPAGSALELPVRARQSSSPITFEEPEESEPLGVVVPATLDEPRPERLVVRDVAKGEWRLEVDPRYGGTRVYPDGLEFTEDAVETYTINESDPLSARTRSTWSIRLHRPDLPWDARVSTTSEITCDADDFITLNELICKDGDEVVFHRTWERRIPRTAG, from the coding sequence ATGCGCATCCGTACGTCCTTCCCCTACGAGACGGCTCACGAGGACGTCCTCATCCCGCTCCCGGACGGCACCCGCCTGTACGCCCGCATCTGGCGCCCGCTGACCGACGAGCCCGTACCTGCGCTCCTCGAGTACCTCCCGTACCGGCTCACGGACTGGACCGCGCCGCGCGACTGGCAACGCCATCCCTGGTACGCCGGTCACGGCTACGCCTCCGTCCGCGTGGACGTCCGCGGCCACGGCAACTCGGAGGGCATGCCGACGGACGAGTACTCGGCGGTGGAGCTGGCCGACGGGGTTGAGGTGGTCAACTGGCTGGCGTCCCAGCCCTGGTGCTCGGGCAGGGTCGGCATGTTCGGCATCTCCTGGGGCGGCTTCAACTCGCTCCAGATCGCGGCCCTCGCGCCCGAACCGCTCAAGGCGATCGTCACGGTCTGCTCGGCGGACGACCGCTACGACAGCGACGTGCACTACATGGGAGGTTCCGTCCTCGCCGTCGACATGCACGCCTGGGCCGCCACCATGCTCGCCTTCGTCGCCCGCCCGCCGGACCCGGTGCACGTGGGCGAGGTGATGTGGCACGACATGTGGGTGAAGCGGCTGGAGGCGGTGGACCCCTTCATCCACACCTGGCTCGAGCACCAGACGCGGGACGCGTACTGGCGCCACGGCAGCGTCTGCGAGGACTACGGCGCGATCCAGGCCGCCGTCCTCGCGGTGGGCGGCTGGCACGACCCGTACCGGGACACGGTGTTGCGCCTGGTCGAGAACCTGCCACCGGATCGCGTACGAGGCCTGATCGGCCCCTGGTCCCACCAGTACCCGGACCGGGGCCTGCCGCCGGGACCGGCGATCGGCTTCCTCCAGGAGACGCTGCGCTGGTGGGACCACTGGCTGCGCGACGGGGACACGGGCGTGATGTCGGAACCGCTCCTCCGCTCGTACGTCATGGACTCGCACCGCCCGGCAACGGTGTACGACGTGTTGCCGGGCCGGTGGGTGGGCGACGAGGCCTGGCCGTCCCCCTCCGTGACACCGGTCTCGTACGGCCTCCAGGGCGCGCCGGTACTGGTGCGCTCCCCGCAGCACACGGGCGTGGACGCGGGCCGCTTCTTCCCCTTCGGGAACGACGCGGACCTGCCGCCGGACCAGCGGGAGGAGGACGGGCGTTCGGCCTGCTTCGAGTTCGAAGTCCCGCAGGAGACCTGGGTGTTGGGCCGCCCGAAGGTGCGGTTGCGGCTGACGTCCTGGGCCGAGCGCGGCCAGGTGATCGCCCGGGTCTGCGACGTGGCCCCCGACGGCTCCTCCACACTCGTCACCCGTGGCGTCCTGAACCTGTCAGCACGCCATGGCCGTGACCAGGCGGTTCCCTGGAAACCGGGCTCTACGGAGGACGTGCTTTTCGACCTGAACGGCATCGGCCACGCCTTCCCGTCCGGTCACCGCATCCGCCTCGCGGTCTCCTCCGCGTACTGGCCGTGGATCTGGCCCCAGCCCGGCTCGGAGGCGGGCTTCACCCTGGACCCGGCGGGCAGCGCCCTCGAACTCCCCGTACGGGCAAGGCAGTCGTCGTCCCCGATCACCTTCGAGGAGCCGGAGGAGTCCGAACCCCTGGGCGTCGTCGTACCGGCGACCCTCGACGAACCACGCCCCGAACGCCTCGTCGTACGCGACGTCGCCAAGGGCGAGTGGCGCCTCGAAGTCGACCCCCGCTACGGCGGCACCCGCGTCTATCCCGACGGCCTCGAATTCACGGAGGACGCGGTGGAGACGTACACGATCAATGAGTCGGATCCGCTGTCGGCCCGGACGCGGTCGACCTGGTCGATCCGGCTGCATCGGCCGGATTTGCCTTGGGATGCGCGGGTCTCCACAACCTCCGAAATCACCTGCGATGCCGATGACTTCATCACCTTGAACGAGCTGATCTGCAAGGACGGGGACGAAGTGGTGTTCCACCGGACGTGGGAGCGGCGAATTCCGCGGACTGCGGGCTAG
- a CDS encoding LysM peptidoglycan-binding domain-containing protein, with product MPARGKHRRPRTNHLTRGMVAAGTGGAALALPLVSATGAHAATQASVPAQVTAAAKSAPAAVPDVKLVTYKVAAGDTLSKIAREHTKDGSWQTLYKANAAVIGSDPAALRPGTTLTVGTKTAQTSTKSTGSTTESAAAPATTTTYTDDLDGWIKESLDVMAKAGIPGTYDGIHRNIIRESAGNPLAINNWDSNAAAGTPSKGLLQVIDPTFAAYHVAGTSMDPYDPVANITAACNYAAAKYGSIDNVNGAY from the coding sequence ATGCCCGCACGAGGCAAGCACCGCCGCCCCAGGACCAACCACCTCACCCGCGGCATGGTCGCGGCGGGAACGGGCGGAGCCGCGCTCGCACTCCCCCTGGTGAGCGCGACCGGCGCCCACGCCGCCACCCAGGCGTCCGTGCCCGCCCAGGTGACCGCGGCGGCGAAGTCCGCTCCCGCCGCCGTGCCCGACGTCAAGCTCGTCACGTACAAGGTCGCCGCGGGCGACACCTTGTCCAAGATCGCGCGGGAACACACCAAGGACGGCAGCTGGCAGACGCTCTACAAGGCCAACGCCGCGGTCATCGGCAGCGACCCGGCGGCGCTGCGTCCGGGCACCACCCTGACGGTTGGCACGAAAACTGCCCAAACGTCCACGAAGTCGACCGGCTCCACCACGGAATCCGCGGCGGCCCCCGCCACCACCACGACCTACACGGACGACCTCGACGGCTGGATCAAGGAGTCCCTGGACGTCATGGCCAAGGCCGGAATCCCCGGCACCTACGACGGCATCCACCGCAACATCATTCGCGAGTCCGCGGGGAACCCCCTGGCCATCAACAACTGGGACTCCAACGCCGCCGCCGGCACCCCCTCCAAGGGCCTCCTCCAGGTCATCGACCCGACCTTCGCCGCCTACCACGTGGCCGGCACCTCGATGGACCCCTACGACCCGGTCGCGAACATCACGGCGGCCTGCAACTACGCCGCGGCGAAGTACGGTTCGATCGACAACGTCAACGGGGCCTACTGA